In the genome of Bryobacteraceae bacterium, one region contains:
- a CDS encoding PadR family transcriptional regulator, translated as MPKDRSEVLQGTLDLMVLKTLQALGPLHGFGVARRIELISEDALRLNEGTVYASLTRLTQQGWITAEWGSSENKRRAKYYSITASGRKQLARETESWERISGVIGRVLRLAGEG; from the coding sequence ATGCCAAAGGACCGGTCCGAAGTACTGCAAGGAACGCTCGATCTGATGGTGCTCAAGACGCTTCAGGCGCTCGGCCCTCTGCACGGGTTCGGCGTGGCGCGCCGGATCGAGCTGATCAGTGAAGACGCGCTGCGGCTGAACGAGGGAACCGTGTACGCATCGTTGACGCGGCTGACGCAGCAAGGCTGGATCACAGCCGAATGGGGCTCATCGGAGAACAAGCGCCGGGCGAAGTACTACTCGATCACCGCTTCCGGCCGCAAGCAGCTCGCGCGCGAGACGGAGAGCTGGGAGCGAATCTCGGGCGTCATCGGGCGGGTGCTGCGTCTGGCAGGCGAAGGTTAG
- a CDS encoding NAD(P)/FAD-dependent oxidoreductase: MKHVAVLGGGPAGAHAAECLARAGLRATVLDEKLAWEKPCGGGITYKAYEKYPFLLNNDVPKNYVHQTWLGAHGAGRVRMDLNQPLLIYSRYDLNKLLLDRAAAAGARIEQTRVLGLDRRDKGWTIRTRGGSLDADFCVVATGARNPLRSVGTSWTAADTMVALGYYVPSRQEHIDIQFLKNLEGYIWVFPRNRHLSVGICGKGESAQQLRVRLERYMAENGLPVKDSTFYAHMLPSLEKQSWRDNRIAGDGWLAAGDSAGFVDPITGEGLYYAIRSGDLAAQTILDDAHDPVAKPAAYRTLVDRDFARDLYFGSLIARNVYLGRFLFDTVPARMIHFIRRSPRFRDLMQDLFAGTQDYATLRERLFRNLNGTLHEILFSFFFRRAVPEPGNS; this comes from the coding sequence ATGAAACACGTCGCCGTTCTCGGCGGCGGACCCGCCGGGGCCCACGCCGCCGAATGTCTCGCTCGTGCCGGCCTCCGCGCCACGGTGCTCGACGAGAAGCTCGCTTGGGAAAAGCCCTGCGGCGGCGGTATCACCTACAAGGCCTACGAGAAGTATCCGTTCCTGCTGAACAACGACGTCCCCAAAAACTACGTCCACCAGACGTGGCTCGGCGCTCACGGCGCCGGGCGCGTCCGAATGGATCTCAACCAGCCGCTCCTGATCTACTCGCGCTACGACCTCAACAAGCTACTTCTTGACCGCGCCGCCGCCGCCGGCGCCCGCATCGAGCAGACGCGCGTCCTTGGCCTCGACCGGCGCGACAAGGGTTGGACCATCCGTACCCGCGGCGGCTCACTCGACGCCGACTTCTGCGTCGTCGCCACCGGCGCCCGCAACCCTCTCCGTTCTGTTGGAACCTCCTGGACGGCCGCCGACACCATGGTTGCGCTCGGCTACTACGTCCCGTCGCGCCAGGAGCACATTGACATTCAGTTCCTCAAGAACCTCGAGGGCTATATCTGGGTCTTCCCCCGCAACAGGCACCTTTCGGTGGGCATCTGCGGCAAGGGCGAATCGGCGCAGCAGCTTCGCGTCCGCCTCGAGCGATACATGGCCGAGAACGGCCTTCCGGTGAAAGACAGCACTTTTTACGCGCACATGCTGCCGTCCCTCGAGAAGCAATCCTGGCGCGACAACCGCATCGCGGGCGACGGCTGGCTCGCCGCCGGCGACTCGGCCGGCTTCGTCGACCCCATCACCGGAGAGGGTCTCTACTACGCCATCCGCTCCGGCGACCTCGCCGCGCAGACCATCCTCGACGACGCTCACGACCCCGTCGCCAAGCCCGCCGCCTACCGCACACTCGTCGACCGCGACTTCGCCCGCGACCTTTACTTCGGATCCTTGATCGCCCGCAATGTCTACCTCGGCCGCTTCCTGTTCGATACTGTGCCCGCCCGTATGATCCACTTCATCCGCCGCAGCCCCCGCTTCCGCGACCTGATGCAGGATCTGTTCGCCGGCACCCAGGATTACGCCACACTCCGCGAGCGGCTTTTCCGCAACCTGAACGGCACGCTGCACGAGATCCTTTTCAGCTTCTTCTTCCGCCGCGCTGTCCCTGAACCTGGCAACTCATGA
- a CDS encoding mandelate racemase/muconate lactonizing enzyme family protein — protein MPHPAVARRSRLAAFTALQPRVSANDPLAISAIKTWPLREPASGRRYTVVRLETVSRMRGYGECRVAPPREVEAVRRAIIGQPASAAEILWQRMGDAPNLRAAINMAQLDLFAQAAKAPLYQVLGGPTRNKARALAPLDGAAALERAQNAGFRAFATPAPAHEFRNAGKSYVSAVATLMNRLRNAAGDGNDFVLDAAAALTPGDAQSLAAELESFHMLWFDEPCPLSNLGAIRKIASENVTPLGFGRRIPAPGGFQDLLREDAVDILRPDLATHGITAIRRIAALAEVYYIAVAPYHDGGPIATAAALHLAASIPNFFIQQVPFPADPRDREMRQQIAAVEAVKDGFLDLPNQPGLGIQVKESVLDKYQEAA, from the coding sequence ATGCCGCACCCCGCAGTAGCCCGCCGGTCTCGCCTCGCCGCGTTCACGGCCCTGCAGCCGCGCGTCTCAGCCAACGATCCGCTCGCCATCTCCGCGATCAAGACCTGGCCACTCCGCGAACCCGCGTCCGGACGACGCTACACCGTTGTCCGTCTCGAAACCGTCTCCCGCATGCGCGGCTACGGTGAGTGCCGCGTCGCGCCGCCCCGCGAAGTCGAGGCCGTCCGCCGGGCGATCATCGGCCAGCCGGCATCCGCCGCCGAAATCCTGTGGCAACGCATGGGCGACGCGCCCAATCTTCGCGCGGCGATCAACATGGCGCAGCTCGATCTCTTCGCCCAGGCGGCGAAGGCCCCGCTCTATCAGGTCCTCGGTGGACCTACGCGGAACAAAGCCCGCGCGCTCGCGCCACTCGATGGCGCCGCCGCGCTCGAAAGGGCACAGAACGCGGGGTTCCGCGCCTTTGCAACGCCGGCGCCCGCCCACGAGTTCCGCAACGCCGGCAAGAGCTACGTCTCGGCGGTAGCGACCCTGATGAACCGCCTCCGCAACGCCGCCGGCGACGGGAATGACTTCGTCCTGGACGCGGCAGCCGCACTAACCCCCGGCGACGCCCAGTCCCTCGCTGCGGAGCTCGAGTCGTTCCATATGCTCTGGTTCGATGAGCCCTGCCCGCTTTCGAATCTCGGCGCCATTCGCAAGATCGCGTCTGAGAACGTCACGCCGCTCGGTTTCGGCCGCCGCATTCCGGCGCCTGGCGGATTCCAGGATCTCCTGCGCGAAGACGCTGTCGATATCCTCCGGCCCGACCTCGCCACCCACGGCATCACCGCCATCCGCCGCATCGCCGCGCTCGCCGAGGTCTACTACATCGCGGTCGCGCCCTATCACGATGGTGGACCCATCGCCACCGCCGCCGCTCTTCACCTCGCCGCCTCGATCCCAAACTTCTTCATCCAGCAAGTCCCGTTCCCCGCCGATCCGCGCGACCGCGAAATGCGCCAGCAGATCGCCGCCGTCGAGGCCGTCAAAGATGGTTTCCTCGACCTTCCCAACCAGCCCGGGCTGGGTATCCAGGTGAAAGAATCCGTCCTCGACAAGTACCAGGAGGCTGCCTGA
- the dgoD gene encoding galactonate dehydratase: protein MRRRHFVSGLFAAPMGAAGSAAVDCGCAPFLQAAGSRPLGAEAFDRVGTRIRITDVKPFGVSLTPDSDRPYVFVKIETNQGVYGWGEGTLEGKAGAVIACINDFREFLIGADPMQVEHHWQSMYVHSFYRAGPVMGSAIAGIDQALWDIRGKILGQPVYKLLGGPIDPRGVRGYYHIRGRTPAELREAADIARKEGITCFKSGIPGYYEWIETHAKISQAVRSMQILRENIGPDIDIGVDFHAKTSPSVAAILVKEVEPLNLLFIEEPCPPENVKAMARIARRSTTPIATGERLVASYSCRELIEMGVIDILQCDINHVGGITALWKAGAVAGASGVSMAPHACEGPIGGIATIHVDAATPNFLVQEICSGVVPEMKEKVWAEWLGFPAMRMVNGRFPLPEKPGLGFDLSEDALKKYPFGGTRPMARVFHADGSVAEW from the coding sequence ATGCGTCGCCGCCACTTTGTATCCGGACTCTTCGCGGCGCCGATGGGAGCCGCCGGCAGCGCCGCCGTCGACTGCGGTTGCGCGCCATTCCTGCAAGCCGCCGGCTCTCGACCGCTCGGCGCCGAAGCATTCGATAGGGTGGGCACGCGCATCCGCATCACCGACGTGAAGCCGTTTGGAGTCTCGCTCACGCCCGATTCGGATCGCCCCTACGTATTCGTCAAGATTGAAACGAACCAGGGCGTCTACGGATGGGGCGAAGGCACGCTCGAAGGCAAGGCCGGCGCGGTCATCGCCTGCATCAACGATTTCCGCGAGTTCCTCATCGGAGCGGACCCGATGCAGGTGGAGCACCACTGGCAGTCGATGTACGTGCACAGCTTCTACCGGGCCGGCCCGGTGATGGGCTCGGCCATCGCCGGAATTGATCAGGCGTTATGGGACATCCGCGGAAAGATCCTCGGCCAGCCCGTTTACAAGCTCCTCGGTGGACCCATCGATCCGCGCGGCGTCCGCGGCTACTATCACATCCGGGGGCGCACGCCGGCCGAACTACGCGAGGCCGCCGACATTGCTCGGAAGGAGGGCATCACCTGCTTCAAGAGCGGTATCCCCGGCTACTACGAGTGGATCGAAACGCACGCCAAGATCTCGCAGGCCGTCAGGAGCATGCAGATCCTCCGCGAGAACATCGGCCCCGACATCGACATCGGCGTCGATTTCCACGCCAAGACCAGCCCCTCGGTTGCCGCGATCCTGGTGAAGGAAGTAGAACCTTTGAACCTGCTCTTCATTGAGGAGCCGTGCCCGCCGGAGAACGTCAAGGCGATGGCGCGCATCGCGCGGCGATCCACGACGCCGATTGCAACCGGAGAACGCCTCGTTGCGTCCTACTCCTGCCGGGAACTGATCGAGATGGGTGTCATCGACATTCTGCAGTGCGACATCAACCACGTCGGCGGCATCACCGCGTTGTGGAAGGCCGGCGCGGTGGCCGGCGCCTCCGGTGTCTCGATGGCGCCGCACGCCTGCGAGGGACCCATCGGCGGCATCGCCACCATCCATGTCGACGCGGCCACGCCCAACTTCCTCGTCCAGGAGATCTGCTCCGGCGTCGTCCCGGAGATGAAGGAGAAAGTGTGGGCGGAATGGCTCGGTTTCCCGGCCATGCGCATGGTGAATGGACGCTTCCCCCTCCCCGAGAAGCCCGGTCTCGGCTTCGATCTCTCTGAAGACGCGTTGAAGAAATACCCGTTCGGGGGCACGCGGCCCATGGCGCGCGTGTTCCACGCCGACGGTTCGGTCGCCGAGTGGTAA
- a CDS encoding pirin family protein: MSLRPVKRLTTSRPTREGAGVHLRRAFGFGDTTETDPFLLLDDFRNDIPANYLAGFPWHPHRGIETITYVLAGSVDHGDSLGNQGSIGAGDVQWMTAGRGIIHQEMPHGDEQGRMHGFQLWANLPAVEKMSAPRYQDVTARDIPTVTDDDGTVVRIVCGSFWGARGPVEGVAADPIYLDVSVPPGRRRALPVETTRHAFAYVFAGDGRFANASAPQPVKTEIGPEETVLATDRSLILFDRGDEVVVDAGEQGIRFLLVSGKPLGEPVAWHGPIVMNTNEELRAAFRQLEDGTFLGGGL, translated from the coding sequence ATGTCCCTCCGACCGGTCAAGCGACTCACCACATCCCGCCCGACGCGCGAAGGCGCCGGAGTCCACCTCCGCCGCGCGTTTGGGTTCGGCGACACCACCGAAACTGACCCTTTCCTGCTCCTCGACGACTTCCGCAACGACATTCCCGCCAACTACCTCGCCGGCTTCCCCTGGCATCCGCATCGCGGCATCGAGACCATCACCTACGTCCTCGCCGGCTCCGTCGACCACGGCGACTCGCTCGGCAACCAGGGCTCCATCGGCGCCGGCGACGTGCAATGGATGACGGCCGGCCGCGGCATCATTCACCAGGAAATGCCCCACGGCGACGAGCAAGGCCGCATGCACGGCTTCCAGCTCTGGGCCAACCTTCCCGCGGTGGAGAAGATGTCCGCGCCTCGTTACCAGGACGTCACCGCTCGCGACATCCCGACTGTGACCGACGACGACGGTACCGTCGTCCGCATCGTGTGCGGCTCTTTCTGGGGCGCCCGCGGTCCAGTGGAAGGCGTCGCCGCCGACCCCATCTACCTCGACGTCTCTGTCCCGCCCGGCCGCCGCCGCGCTCTCCCCGTCGAAACCACGCGGCACGCCTTCGCCTACGTCTTCGCCGGCGACGGCCGCTTCGCCAACGCCTCGGCCCCGCAGCCGGTGAAGACCGAGATCGGCCCCGAGGAAACCGTCCTCGCCACCGACCGCTCGCTCATCCTGTTCGATCGCGGCGACGAGGTTGTCGTCGACGCCGGCGAGCAAGGCATTCGCTTTCTCCTCGTGTCCGGCAAGCCGCTCGGTGAACCGGTTGCGTGGCACGGGCCCATCGTCATGAACACGAACGAGGAACTCCGCGCGGCGTTCCGCCAACTCGAGGACGGCACGTTCCTTGGGGGAGGCTTATAA
- a CDS encoding ABC transporter permease yields MRLQLFEGFAIGVLGAAGGAAVAHAILSAVLPLASTKLPRLAQAAVDARVLGFAAAAAVATSLAASLTPVLRGIGAGADLREGTVARAGNRARRVLVVVQVALGMILLVAAQVLWGGLLEQMRSAPGIRTDNLLTFAIGSGGAAEGGLSLAERLVDRLRATPGVTSTAAGRPLPLEGQQMSVAFDIKGRESTAAERPRSDAAIVTPGFFGTLGIPVLRGRDFDERDRVDSAPVVVVNEAFARRFFPGEDAIGKRIRPGAGPAPVPMREIIGVVGDARQSAVGREMDPVYYFPHRQLAWGVNTIAVRTAGEPGRLLPAVGAALRELDAGAAIHRVRTGEQLAAAALTESRLMTAVMSGFAATALLLAVAGLYGVVSYAVERRRREIGMRIAVGARRADIIGLVLSDAGRLVGVGLALGVAGAIATGRVLQAVAGGGLPAVGADSLAGAAAAFGAASAAAAYLPAEKAAAVNPAKSLRAE; encoded by the coding sequence GTGCGGCTGCAGTTGTTCGAGGGGTTCGCGATCGGCGTGCTGGGCGCGGCGGGCGGCGCCGCCGTCGCGCATGCGATCCTGAGCGCGGTGCTCCCGTTGGCTTCGACAAAACTGCCGCGACTGGCGCAGGCGGCAGTGGATGCCCGGGTGCTGGGATTCGCCGCCGCGGCAGCCGTGGCGACAAGCCTGGCCGCGAGCCTGACTCCGGTCTTGCGCGGGATCGGGGCGGGCGCGGATTTGAGGGAAGGCACGGTGGCGCGGGCCGGGAACCGGGCGCGGAGGGTGTTGGTGGTGGTCCAGGTCGCGCTGGGAATGATCCTTCTTGTGGCCGCCCAGGTCCTTTGGGGCGGCTTGCTCGAGCAGATGCGGAGCGCGCCGGGGATTCGCACGGACAACCTCCTCACCTTTGCGATCGGATCAGGCGGTGCGGCGGAAGGCGGGCTCAGCCTTGCCGAGCGCCTGGTGGATCGGCTCCGTGCGACGCCGGGCGTGACCTCAACGGCCGCCGGGCGGCCGCTGCCGCTCGAGGGACAACAGATGAGTGTCGCCTTCGACATCAAGGGGCGTGAGTCGACGGCGGCGGAACGCCCGCGTTCGGATGCCGCCATCGTAACGCCGGGGTTCTTCGGCACACTTGGGATTCCGGTGCTTCGCGGGCGAGATTTCGATGAACGGGATCGCGTCGACTCCGCTCCCGTGGTGGTTGTGAACGAAGCCTTCGCCCGGCGTTTCTTTCCGGGCGAGGACGCGATCGGAAAGCGCATACGGCCGGGGGCAGGGCCCGCGCCGGTACCGATGCGCGAGATTATCGGCGTAGTGGGCGATGCGCGCCAAAGCGCGGTGGGTCGCGAGATGGACCCTGTCTATTACTTCCCGCACCGCCAGCTAGCCTGGGGTGTGAACACGATCGCCGTGCGAACGGCCGGCGAGCCGGGAAGGCTGCTGCCCGCCGTGGGCGCCGCGCTACGGGAGTTGGACGCGGGAGCGGCAATCCATCGAGTGAGAACCGGTGAGCAACTGGCGGCGGCCGCATTGACGGAGAGCCGGCTGATGACCGCGGTGATGAGCGGGTTCGCGGCGACGGCGCTGTTGCTGGCGGTGGCGGGGCTCTACGGAGTAGTGTCCTATGCGGTGGAAAGGCGTCGGCGGGAGATCGGGATGAGGATCGCGGTGGGCGCGCGGCGGGCCGACATCATCGGGCTGGTGCTGAGCGACGCGGGACGGCTGGTGGGAGTGGGGCTCGCGCTCGGCGTGGCTGGCGCAATTGCGACGGGCCGCGTGCTGCAGGCGGTGGCCGGCGGCGGACTTCCGGCGGTGGGAGCGGATTCGTTGGCGGGAGCCGCGGCCGCGTTCGGCGCCGCCAGCGCGGCGGCCGCGTATCTGCCGGCGGAGAAGGCGGCGGCGGTGAATCCGGCGAAATCGCTGCGGGCCGAGTAG
- a CDS encoding RNA polymerase sigma factor, which yields MTAAREKLLVIIRERILAYAASRIGKDSAEDLAQDALMLLEQKYAHVEALDELAPLAFQILRYKMADHRRKTCRRGENNSLPVDDLPLADGRPDPAAAAERAELERRLAAALAQLDGRCREIFRLKLEGRNFAEIGEALGAASINTVYTWDFRCRKSLLGILGDDWR from the coding sequence GTGACCGCTGCTCGCGAGAAGCTCCTCGTCATCATCCGTGAAAGGATTCTCGCCTACGCGGCATCTCGTATAGGGAAGGACTCTGCTGAGGATCTGGCCCAGGACGCGCTCATGCTGCTCGAACAAAAGTACGCCCATGTCGAAGCGCTCGACGAGCTGGCGCCGCTCGCCTTTCAGATCCTGCGCTACAAGATGGCGGATCATCGCCGCAAGACTTGCCGGCGCGGCGAGAACAACTCGCTGCCGGTGGACGATCTCCCGCTGGCCGACGGCCGGCCCGATCCCGCTGCCGCCGCCGAACGAGCCGAACTCGAGCGCCGTCTCGCTGCCGCCCTCGCCCAGCTCGACGGCCGATGCCGCGAGATTTTTCGCCTCAAGCTCGAAGGCCGCAATTTTGCCGAAATTGGCGAAGCGCTCGGCGCGGCGTCAATCAACACCGTCTACACCTGGGACTTCCGCTGCCGGAAGTCGCTGCTCGGTATCCTGGGAGACGATTGGCGATGA